In Thermodesulfovibrionales bacterium, a genomic segment contains:
- a CDS encoding universal stress protein, producing KKADLIAMGTHGRKGLTRLFMGSVTSGVVVHSPCDVLVVKKSCGECTGVYSSILVPFDASEFSKKALVRACRLAQSDNAGITALYVVPRYEEMIGFFRTESIKKSLLQEAEKILDAAREIALGKGVSLKTQIREGQTDEEIIKTAAGLEIDLIVLGTYGWRGMNRAIMGSTTERVIIHAPCPVLAVK from the coding sequence AAAAAGGCAGACCTCATCGCAATGGGCACACATGGGAGAAAGGGTCTGACGAGGCTGTTCATGGGCAGCGTCACATCCGGTGTCGTTGTGCATTCTCCCTGTGATGTCCTCGTCGTAAAAAAATCATGCGGTGAGTGTACGGGAGTGTATTCATCGATCCTTGTACCCTTTGACGCTTCCGAGTTCAGTAAGAAAGCGCTTGTCAGGGCCTGTCGGTTGGCACAGAGTGATAACGCCGGGATAACCGCACTCTATGTAGTTCCCCGTTATGAGGAGATGATAGGATTTTTCAGGACGGAATCTATAAAGAAGAGTCTGCTGCAGGAGGCGGAAAAGATCCTCGACGCGGCCAGGGAGATCGCTTTAGGAAAGGGAGTATCGCTCAAGACGCAAATACGGGAAGGGCAGACAGATGAAGAGATCATCAAAACGGCCGCCGGTCTGGAAATTGACTTAATTGTACTCGGCACCTATGGATGGAGAGGCATGAATAGGGCAATAATGGGGAGTACCACAGAACGGGTAATCATACATGCCCCCTGCCCTGTCCTTGCGGTCAAATGA
- a CDS encoding DUF202 domain-containing protein, translating into MIHRKFQRLIERKLATPEELEAVSRVSEDSGRYPEELLMEKGVPKHEILLSLSEYFGYPFVEYDENVVASYFVTKRLDMELQKRALWFPLSVQPDRAEVIAYNPDDRVRIEDISEVLGVERIDFILALPTDLLQIIENSFDVNPHFPPAGGRTPLAKVRTFLAERRSLFACYRTSLAKGRTGLAFIRTGLSFMAVALLLLRIFGIGYLTMGEGLLFAAGVVMTTDGLIWYKPVRKVGKKKLDCTATEPTGGTTVLGVSNPGGESPFVRTGPIDRADTLRTEWSDLSPVMRRRFLASDRTDLAEERTSLACLRTVMARARTGLAFARTGIAFVGLGIALLRQFPSGFWTLFDAMLILMGLFMAVEGLHSYLAGRRAGNEGLTLFKGSANKETIWDFVFPAGHNETGPEKISSSAFLRRACSPGIWATTGLALERTVLAERRNVMARLRTVMARSRTGLAFVRTGMSVSAVGAGLLVYFGTGSTAWTAFDLVLILSGLALIADGISWYVPGERVRGQFPYCFGDMEIIVPDYGVPNCDWGKAVFSHDKS; encoded by the coding sequence ATGATTCATCGCAAATTTCAAAGGCTCATTGAGAGGAAGCTCGCCACCCCTGAGGAACTTGAGGCAGTAAGCAGGGTCTCCGAAGATTCGGGAAGATATCCAGAGGAACTGCTGATGGAAAAAGGGGTTCCCAAGCATGAGATACTCTTGTCTCTATCCGAATATTTCGGCTACCCCTTCGTCGAATACGATGAAAATGTTGTCGCTTCCTATTTCGTGACGAAGCGTCTTGATATGGAACTGCAAAAACGGGCGCTCTGGTTTCCTCTTTCGGTTCAGCCCGACAGAGCTGAGGTCATAGCATATAATCCTGATGATCGCGTGCGGATTGAAGATATTTCTGAGGTCCTCGGCGTTGAACGGATTGACTTTATCCTTGCGCTTCCCACCGATCTCTTACAAATTATTGAAAATAGCTTTGATGTAAATCCGCATTTCCCTCCTGCTGGCGGCAGGACCCCTCTCGCAAAGGTAAGGACATTCCTCGCGGAACGGCGGTCGCTCTTTGCATGTTATCGGACATCACTTGCAAAGGGCCGGACAGGACTCGCTTTCATCAGGACCGGTTTATCATTCATGGCTGTTGCTTTGCTTCTTCTGAGAATCTTCGGGATAGGATATCTGACCATGGGCGAGGGCCTGCTTTTCGCAGCTGGCGTGGTGATGACGACGGACGGGCTGATCTGGTATAAGCCTGTGAGGAAGGTCGGCAAGAAGAAACTCGACTGTACCGCCACAGAGCCCACCGGAGGAACAACGGTTTTAGGGGTTTCGAATCCCGGGGGTGAGTCGCCCTTTGTCAGGACTGGACCTATTGACAGGGCTGATACTCTACGCACCGAGTGGTCAGATCTTTCACCGGTGATGAGGCGCAGGTTCCTGGCGAGTGACAGGACCGATTTGGCCGAAGAGAGAACGAGCCTTGCGTGCCTCAGGACGGTCATGGCCCGTGCGCGCACGGGGTTGGCGTTTGCGCGAACAGGCATAGCATTTGTCGGACTCGGTATTGCGTTACTGAGGCAATTCCCCTCGGGTTTCTGGACACTTTTCGACGCCATGCTCATCCTGATGGGTCTTTTCATGGCGGTGGAGGGGCTTCACTCGTATCTTGCGGGTCGTCGCGCAGGCAACGAGGGCCTTACATTGTTTAAGGGGTCCGCAAACAAGGAGACAATCTGGGATTTTGTTTTCCCTGCCGGTCATAACGAAACCGGTCCTGAAAAGATATCTTCCTCTGCCTTTCTCAGGAGGGCCTGCTCGCCGGGCATCTGGGCGACGACGGGGCTGGCTCTCGAAAGGACGGTGCTTGCGGAGAGGAGAAATGTGATGGCACGGCTCCGGACCGTTATGGCGAGGTCGAGGACGGGCTTGGCTTTCGTACGGACGGGGATGAGCGTGTCAGCCGTAGGAGCCGGGCTCCTCGTTTACTTCGGAACCGGCAGCACCGCCTGGACGGCATTCGATCTGGTTCTTATTCTGTCAGGCCTTGCGCTCATTGCGGACGGAATCTCTTGGTATGTGCCGGGAGAAAGGGTGAGAGGTCAGTTCCCCTACTGCTTCGGAGACATGGAGATCATCGTTCCTGATTATGGCGTGCCCAACTGCGACTGGGGAAAGGCGGTTTTCAGCCATGATAAAAGCTGA
- a CDS encoding ATP-binding protein — translation MRIEQKIILSNVFNVALIVLIGFFAFQNMNLILTKLRFVEIADDLNASFLEMRLSEKNYFLYKDKTALSDIEEKIDETAGSIGHVRNDIIRAIGEKNFTVLEAYLKKYADIVKEAEMSSPGDAQMETRLRTAGKRLKEFSEAITHLERVGVNEIISNSKTVLFYSFLVILVSAIAVSHFVSQKILRSLRAIEKLAKSISEGNFMKLAGVVARDELGSVIEAVNSMSEELSNREEQLIQSKKLASLGVLTAGVAHELTNPLNNISMIAQTYTEVYDKLSREDRIGFMDKVEGETERIKEIVRNLLDFSKPKEANLKKAEINDVIQKTFTIVKNMLEVSNIDTKLALREHLPSVLVDEHQIQQVLVNLITNAVQAMSSGGKLFISSRPGKSGGSVEVTVMDTGRGIPPELLPHIFDPFFSTKGEGGTGLGLSVSYGIIKNHKGDIRVESKTGVGTTFTIELPIQKRQEE, via the coding sequence ATGAGGATAGAACAAAAAATCATTCTCTCGAATGTCTTCAACGTTGCCCTGATCGTTCTGATAGGTTTTTTCGCATTTCAAAACATGAACCTTATTCTCACAAAACTGCGATTTGTCGAAATCGCCGATGACCTGAACGCATCTTTCCTTGAGATGAGACTTTCGGAAAAGAATTATTTCCTTTACAAGGATAAGACCGCTCTCTCGGATATAGAAGAAAAAATAGACGAAACAGCCGGCTCCATAGGACACGTGAGAAACGATATCATTCGAGCAATCGGCGAGAAGAATTTTACCGTACTGGAAGCTTATCTGAAGAAATACGCTGACATCGTGAAAGAAGCGGAGATGAGCAGTCCCGGAGATGCTCAAATGGAGACGAGGCTCAGGACAGCGGGGAAGAGATTGAAGGAATTTTCAGAGGCGATTACCCACCTCGAGAGGGTAGGGGTGAATGAGATCATCTCGAATTCGAAGACCGTCCTCTTTTATTCATTCCTCGTAATACTCGTGTCGGCAATAGCGGTAAGTCATTTTGTTTCGCAGAAGATTCTGAGATCCCTGAGGGCGATAGAGAAACTTGCGAAATCGATTTCAGAGGGGAATTTCATGAAGCTGGCGGGAGTTGTTGCGAGAGACGAATTGGGTTCGGTTATCGAAGCGGTTAATTCCATGTCTGAAGAGCTCAGCAACCGGGAAGAACAGCTGATCCAGTCCAAGAAACTCGCTTCCCTCGGGGTGCTGACTGCAGGCGTGGCCCATGAACTGACCAATCCGCTCAATAACATCTCGATGATAGCGCAGACTTATACGGAAGTCTATGATAAGCTCAGCAGAGAAGATAGGATTGGGTTCATGGATAAGGTCGAAGGGGAGACAGAGAGAATAAAGGAGATTGTGAGGAACCTCCTTGATTTTTCGAAACCCAAGGAAGCGAATCTGAAAAAGGCCGAGATTAACGACGTCATACAGAAAACCTTTACGATCGTGAAGAATATGCTCGAAGTATCCAATATCGATACGAAGCTCGCCTTGAGGGAGCACCTGCCCAGTGTCCTTGTCGACGAACACCAGATACAGCAGGTCCTCGTAAATCTTATTACCAATGCGGTTCAGGCCATGTCCTCAGGAGGGAAGCTCTTTATCTCTTCGCGGCCCGGGAAAAGCGGAGGTTCCGTGGAGGTAACCGTTATGGATACTGGCAGAGGGATACCTCCAGAACTCCTACCCCATATCTTTGACCCCTTCTTCAGCACCAAAGGCGAGGGCGGGACCGGCCTCGGGCTGTCAGTCAGTTACGGCATTATTAAGAATCATAAGGGGGACATCCGGGTCGAGAGCAAGACGGGTGTCGGCACCACCTTCACCATTGAGTTACCCATTCAGAAGAGACAGGAGGAGTGA
- a CDS encoding PEP/pyruvate-binding domain-containing protein — protein MSISMNNTFKLFEPFLSRVSRSFRLWKRSESPESFSVIFDRFREVLERNNRSLEIITDMGEKLGGDYLFDVMYIRKAYGELREEIRGSILNFDLLTRNRYPELHAAYERIDTLIRRMVDGIPSMAREMVISFDNIDWHKFREVGGKNAHLSEVKNRLKLNVPEAFVITTDAFDAFIDHNGLRERIAQRPDAMIDETAMKALQESILQGEIPAVIDIALRDALEKIREKSGDCFLAVRSSAEEEDGGFSFAGQFETILNVHLDDVAVKDAYKKVVASLYSSKAMAYQRQLGYEIGRMRMAVGCVVMVDAVSSGVMYSTGPGGNEGYLLINATWGLGGSLVEGKIDGDLYVVRKESEPEMVNAAYGKKGSMMISLKEGGTTEVRTPDDMEMKPCLTGEQIAELAREGMIIEKYFGNPCDIEWAIGKSGTISILQARPLMIQGEGERPAIVDEDWADSGYALLFRNRGTVVQKGAGSGKVFAVKHPDELNSFPKGAVLVARHDSSLFVQVMPIASAIITEIGTPMSHMATLCREMKVPTVVNVGDAVLTLKQGQEVTLYAGDENTVAVYEGVARHLLARGQADSVMMEDVYEFRKKRYIMRYITPLNLVDPLMNEFTPEGCKSMHDILRFMHEKAVAELVESARRESIRSRGHGNVMKLDISVPAGIIVMDIGGGLDVHSDDTKATLEQIRSVPLRAIIRGMVHPGLWQSEAISLKVNDFLSSMMRMPDIVSDSEHYAGYNIAVISKEYVNLSIRFGYHFTMLDCYCSDSARNNHIYFRFVGGATDIVKRSRRVELIAAILREYGFNITTKGDLIVARLANIGRDETEALLDKVGRLIAYTRQLDALLHDDSAVTQYTRDFLSGHYEH, from the coding sequence TTGTCCATTTCAATGAATAACACTTTCAAGCTCTTCGAGCCTTTTCTCAGCAGGGTATCCCGGTCGTTTCGGCTTTGGAAACGTTCTGAGAGTCCCGAATCCTTCAGCGTTATCTTTGACCGGTTCAGGGAAGTCCTTGAGCGGAACAACAGGTCGCTCGAAATTATTACCGATATGGGCGAAAAGCTCGGGGGGGACTACCTCTTCGATGTCATGTACATCAGAAAGGCTTACGGAGAGCTTAGAGAGGAGATCAGGGGGTCGATTCTGAACTTTGATCTGCTTACGAGAAACCGCTATCCGGAGTTGCATGCGGCATATGAGCGTATCGATACCCTGATCAGGAGAATGGTAGATGGAATACCTTCCATGGCGCGGGAGATGGTTATCTCCTTTGACAACATCGACTGGCACAAATTCCGTGAGGTGGGGGGGAAGAACGCACATCTCTCCGAGGTCAAGAATCGTCTGAAACTGAATGTTCCGGAGGCATTTGTGATAACCACGGATGCCTTCGATGCATTCATCGATCACAACGGACTTCGTGAAAGGATCGCCCAGAGACCGGATGCCATGATCGACGAGACGGCCATGAAAGCTTTGCAAGAGTCCATTCTTCAGGGCGAGATACCCGCGGTCATAGACATTGCTCTCCGGGACGCTCTTGAGAAGATAAGAGAGAAGAGCGGGGATTGTTTTCTCGCTGTACGGAGCAGCGCAGAGGAGGAGGACGGCGGCTTTTCATTCGCGGGGCAGTTCGAAACCATACTGAATGTCCATCTCGATGACGTCGCGGTCAAGGATGCCTATAAAAAAGTGGTTGCGAGCCTCTACTCTTCAAAGGCGATGGCCTACCAGAGGCAACTCGGTTACGAGATCGGGCGAATGAGGATGGCGGTCGGATGCGTGGTTATGGTCGACGCTGTTTCGAGTGGAGTGATGTATTCGACCGGTCCGGGTGGCAATGAGGGTTATCTCCTAATCAATGCAACCTGGGGACTTGGAGGGTCCCTTGTCGAAGGAAAGATAGATGGAGACCTCTACGTTGTGAGAAAAGAGAGCGAACCCGAGATGGTGAACGCAGCGTACGGGAAGAAGGGTTCTATGATGATCAGTCTGAAAGAGGGCGGAACAACCGAGGTCAGGACCCCTGATGACATGGAGATGAAACCGTGCTTGACCGGCGAACAGATAGCAGAGCTCGCAAGGGAGGGCATGATCATCGAGAAGTATTTCGGGAATCCCTGCGATATAGAATGGGCGATCGGGAAAAGCGGAACTATCTCTATCCTCCAGGCGCGTCCCTTAATGATTCAGGGGGAAGGGGAAAGACCTGCCATTGTAGATGAGGATTGGGCTGATTCCGGATATGCCCTGCTGTTTCGGAACAGGGGGACGGTTGTGCAAAAGGGCGCCGGTTCCGGCAAGGTATTCGCGGTGAAACATCCTGATGAACTGAACAGCTTCCCGAAGGGTGCTGTTCTCGTAGCGAGGCATGATTCCTCTCTCTTCGTTCAGGTTATGCCTATTGCGTCTGCGATAATCACGGAAATCGGGACCCCCATGAGCCATATGGCGACGCTCTGCAGGGAGATGAAAGTCCCGACCGTTGTCAATGTCGGTGACGCGGTTCTGACCCTGAAACAGGGGCAGGAAGTTACACTCTACGCTGGTGATGAAAATACGGTTGCGGTGTATGAGGGGGTTGCCAGGCATTTGCTTGCTCGGGGCCAGGCGGACTCCGTGATGATGGAAGATGTTTATGAATTCCGAAAGAAGCGATACATCATGAGATACATCACACCCCTCAATCTTGTGGACCCGCTCATGAATGAATTTACGCCGGAAGGTTGCAAATCCATGCATGATATTCTCAGGTTCATGCATGAAAAGGCGGTTGCCGAACTCGTGGAGAGCGCCCGGAGGGAAAGCATAAGATCGAGAGGACATGGAAACGTGATGAAGTTGGATATCTCGGTGCCGGCGGGGATTATCGTGATGGACATAGGCGGCGGTCTTGACGTTCATTCTGATGATACGAAAGCCACGCTCGAACAGATCAGGTCCGTGCCGCTCAGGGCGATCATCAGGGGGATGGTACATCCGGGCCTCTGGCAGTCTGAGGCGATTTCCCTCAAGGTGAATGATTTTCTTTCGAGCATGATGAGGATGCCCGATATCGTTTCGGACAGCGAACATTACGCCGGCTATAACATAGCGGTGATATCGAAAGAATATGTAAACCTGAGCATCAGATTCGGGTATCATTTTACCATGCTCGACTGCTATTGCAGCGACTCTGCGAGAAATAACCACATCTACTTCCGCTTTGTGGGGGGCGCAACCGACATCGTCAAGCGTTCGAGAAGAGTGGAACTCATCGCTGCCATTCTGAGGGAATACGGATTCAACATCACGACGAAAGGGGACCTTATCGTTGCAAGACTTGCCAACATTGGGAGGGATGAAACGGAGGCTCTACTCGATAAGGTGGGGAGGCTGATCGCCTATACAAGGCAATTGGATGCGCTGCTTCACGATGACAGCGCAGTCACACAATATACGCGAGATTTTCTCAGTGGTCATTACGAACATTGA
- the tatA gene encoding twin-arginine translocase TatA/TatE family subunit: MFGLGLPEMMIILVIALVMFGPSKLPSLGRSIGEAIRGFKKGIEEDPSKGTGR, encoded by the coding sequence ATGTTTGGGCTTGGATTGCCGGAGATGATGATCATTCTTGTTATCGCCCTTGTCATGTTTGGTCCGAGCAAACTCCCGTCCCTCGGGAGAAGTATCGGCGAGGCGATAAGGGGATTTAAGAAGGGAATTGAAGAAGACCCGTCCAAAGGGACAGGAAGATAG
- a CDS encoding response regulator produces the protein MAGYRIMVIDDEKIVGDMAKMSLEQDGYEVETFLNAAPALERLREERFDIVVTDYKMKGIDGMEVLKTVKKLFPATKVIMITAFANLDAAIEALRGDVHDFFPKPVKIKELKASIQRALKRP, from the coding sequence ATGGCGGGTTACAGAATCATGGTTATTGACGATGAAAAGATCGTCGGCGATATGGCGAAGATGTCCCTTGAGCAGGACGGCTATGAGGTGGAGACATTCTTGAACGCGGCGCCGGCACTCGAAAGGCTCAGGGAGGAAAGGTTCGACATAGTCGTTACCGACTACAAGATGAAGGGGATAGACGGGATGGAGGTCCTGAAAACGGTGAAAAAACTCTTTCCCGCAACGAAGGTTATCATGATAACGGCCTTTGCGAACCTCGATGCCGCGATAGAGGCGCTGAGGGGAGATGTACATGACTTCTTCCCGAAGCCGGTTAAGATAAAAGAATTAAAGGCATCAATCCAGCGCGCCCTGAAAAGGCCGTGA